A window of Haliscomenobacter hydrossis DSM 1100 contains these coding sequences:
- a CDS encoding TetR/AcrR family transcriptional regulator, with translation MRRAESLFMRYGIKSVSMDDIARELGISKKTLYQFFENKEDLILRTIESHLHDEVCDMDLIQAGAANALQEIMLLARHIIGQFQELTPSVVYDLKKYYPEAWEMIDKMQREHVYQSILDNLKRGMTEGDYRKDLNPEIMARLHVGSLYLPIDQSLFPVREFQPDQVFKEYIYHFVRGVASEQGLDKMTKYLQEAKQAAGGL, from the coding sequence ATGCGCAGAGCAGAATCACTCTTTATGCGGTACGGCATCAAAAGTGTGAGCATGGATGATATTGCCCGGGAACTCGGAATATCCAAAAAGACGTTGTACCAGTTTTTTGAGAACAAAGAAGACCTGATCCTCAGAACCATCGAGAGTCATCTTCACGATGAAGTATGCGATATGGACTTGATCCAGGCGGGTGCAGCGAATGCCTTGCAAGAGATCATGTTGCTGGCGCGGCACATCATCGGACAGTTTCAGGAACTGACGCCAAGTGTAGTGTACGACCTCAAAAAATACTACCCCGAAGCCTGGGAAATGATTGATAAAATGCAACGCGAGCATGTGTATCAATCGATTTTGGACAACCTCAAGCGCGGAATGACCGAAGGAGATTACCGCAAGGACCTCAACCCCGAAATCATGGCCCGCCTGCACGTAGGCAGCCTTTATTTGCCCATTGATCAATCCCTGTTTCCGGTGCGGGAATTCCAACCGGATCAGGTTTTTAAAGAATACATCTATCACTTTGTACGCGGGGTAGCCTCCGAACAAGGACTGGATAAAATGACCAAATACCTCCAGGAAGCCAAACAAGCGGCTGGAGGTTTATAG
- a CDS encoding efflux RND transporter periplasmic adaptor subunit: MKNIIRILITLVVLGGLTAAVAWKLGDNKKKIEADGKLTQVRTVEIPVKVTTMSTQTIQGGFEINGTFQPYKQLAVMSEAQGRITQLNVKDGSFVSEGAVILAVDNDLLKNQLDLARINLKKAENDVTRLKNLLGDGGVTQQQVDDAENGIENIKANIRGLEKQISMTYVRAPISGTVSGKTVEKGAFLAPAMKIMDIIDIRRLKMAAYLTDDEVLQIKKGQRVELRTDVYPNKAFVGVVNLIDVKADNAQRFLVEVELANPSATPLKAGMDGVAEFNTGRSASILALPRECIVGSARDAKVFVVENGVAKLRPVQLGNIYGDFAAVLSGLKAGETVVSSGQINLEDNMKVKVEE; this comes from the coding sequence ATGAAAAATATCATCCGTATCCTCATTACATTGGTTGTTCTCGGTGGCCTGACTGCAGCCGTAGCCTGGAAACTTGGGGATAACAAGAAAAAAATTGAAGCCGACGGCAAACTGACCCAGGTACGCACCGTCGAAATCCCGGTAAAAGTAACCACCATGAGCACCCAAACCATTCAAGGTGGTTTTGAGATCAATGGTACGTTTCAGCCCTATAAGCAGTTGGCAGTAATGAGTGAGGCCCAGGGCCGCATTACCCAACTCAATGTCAAGGATGGCAGTTTTGTAAGTGAAGGTGCGGTGATCCTGGCCGTTGACAACGATTTGCTGAAAAACCAACTCGACCTGGCGCGCATCAACCTCAAAAAAGCCGAAAACGATGTGACTCGCCTCAAAAATCTGCTTGGCGATGGGGGGGTAACCCAACAACAAGTGGATGATGCCGAAAATGGAATTGAGAACATCAAAGCCAATATCCGTGGGTTGGAGAAGCAAATCAGCATGACCTACGTGAGAGCACCCATTTCTGGTACCGTTTCAGGAAAAACCGTTGAAAAAGGTGCTTTCCTCGCCCCAGCGATGAAAATCATGGACATCATCGACATTCGCCGCCTCAAAATGGCTGCCTACCTCACCGATGACGAAGTGTTGCAAATCAAAAAAGGCCAGCGCGTAGAACTCCGTACGGATGTGTACCCCAACAAAGCCTTTGTCGGAGTAGTCAACCTAATCGATGTCAAAGCCGACAATGCCCAACGCTTTTTGGTAGAAGTTGAATTGGCCAACCCTTCCGCTACGCCCCTCAAGGCGGGTATGGATGGTGTGGCCGAGTTCAATACGGGTCGCTCTGCTTCGATTCTGGCCTTGCCCCGCGAGTGCATCGTCGGTAGTGCCCGTGATGCCAAGGTGTTTGTGGTAGAAAATGGTGTGGCCAAATTGCGCCCAGTCCAGCTTGGCAACATCTACGGCGATTTTGCTGCGGTGCTTTCCGGCCTCAAAGCTGGCGAAACTGTGGTCAGCTCCGGACAGATCAACCTGGAAGACAACATGAAGGTGAAAGTTGAAGAATAA
- the nhaA gene encoding Na+/H+ antiporter NhaA — MQATKLFNEFFNSEKAGGLILIACTILSLIVANSNLGAEYHHFWELRYAGLSLEHWINDGLMTIFFLLIGLELEREIYQGELSKVKDALLPLFAALGGIFVPAGLFLLLNYGTPTQSGAGIPMATDIAFALGILALLGSRVPTSLKVFLTALAVIDDLGAIMIIAIFYTKTLLWTNLFIALGIFALLLAFNRLKVRNLIPYLVGGIGMWYFMLHSGVHATITGVLLAFAIPFGNGGEKSTSYILQHILHKPVAFVILPIFALANTAIVLSSDIGHTLTQNYSIGIALGLIVGKPLGIFLLTFLSVTFGLCKLPDDLNWKSILGVGFLGGIGFTMSIFITLLAFDDEDIINKAKFVILLSSLIAGLIGFLSLKITLKNDNNDVVTHDSSSV; from the coding sequence ATGCAAGCAACCAAACTATTCAACGAATTTTTCAACAGTGAAAAAGCTGGTGGGCTCATTTTGATCGCATGCACCATTCTGTCGCTAATCGTAGCCAATTCAAACCTGGGCGCAGAATACCACCATTTCTGGGAACTTCGCTATGCCGGACTCAGCCTTGAACACTGGATCAACGATGGGCTGATGACGATTTTCTTTTTGCTGATTGGATTGGAGTTGGAACGGGAAATTTATCAAGGTGAACTTTCCAAAGTCAAAGACGCCTTGTTGCCCCTGTTTGCCGCACTGGGTGGTATTTTTGTACCCGCCGGACTTTTTTTATTGCTCAATTATGGGACGCCAACCCAATCGGGGGCAGGAATTCCGATGGCGACGGACATTGCCTTTGCCTTGGGTATTTTGGCGTTGTTGGGCAGCCGGGTACCCACTTCTTTAAAAGTATTTTTGACCGCGTTGGCGGTGATTGATGACCTGGGCGCCATCATGATCATTGCCATTTTTTATACCAAAACCCTGCTCTGGACCAACCTGTTTATTGCCCTGGGCATTTTTGCTTTGCTCTTGGCATTCAACCGATTGAAGGTTAGAAACCTGATTCCTTATCTGGTCGGGGGAATAGGCATGTGGTATTTTATGCTCCACTCGGGAGTTCACGCCACGATTACGGGTGTGTTATTGGCTTTTGCCATCCCGTTTGGCAACGGAGGTGAAAAATCCACTTCTTATATTTTGCAACACATCTTGCACAAACCCGTTGCGTTTGTCATTTTGCCCATTTTCGCCCTGGCCAATACAGCCATTGTTTTAAGTTCAGATATTGGGCATACCCTGACCCAAAATTACAGCATCGGCATTGCACTTGGGCTCATTGTGGGCAAGCCATTGGGCATTTTCCTGCTGACTTTTTTGTCCGTCACCTTCGGACTTTGTAAACTTCCTGACGACCTGAACTGGAAATCCATTTTAGGTGTGGGATTTTTAGGCGGAATTGGATTCACCATGTCCATTTTCATCACCTTACTGGCTTTCGACGACGAAGACATCATCAACAAAGCAAAATTTGTCATCTTGCTTTCGTCATTAATCGCCGGGCTAATTGGTTTTTTGAGTTTAAAAATCACTTTGAAAAACGACAACAATGATGTGGTAACGCATGATTCATCGTCGGTTTAG
- a CDS encoding TolC family protein, with protein MYNPLTITHNVICGDKPTTAMSYYDGSLNSLRVALVLLVSVFSGTLFAQSTLSVKESVQFAVKNSPILQKAKLETRKSLEQIREYKSTGLPQVNASLGFTYNAKLPTQLIPNFFQGKPDELVPVQFGTDLNTTAGAEVNQLLYSQQYWVGIKAIKAVGNFNSTVELKTEEDVAYNVVKLYYQVQTISKQKDLIEANLQQVGGLLKATDLQYKNGLAKKLDVDQLRVNQITLQTQLQNLELNYEQGLQALKFAMSMPQETQLVLSDTLSEIVMPNVDPTFLEAGYQNKLDLTLLDQQTTLQQLNADQLRATSWPTLRAFGNYNFQGQGNGFGELGKDQNWFSFSAIGLNVNIPIFDGFYRKSKVEQVKIDMLKIAEDRKQTMQSLQLQHSQAKQQVLSYWNTLNALRENRKVAEEVYNVTQKRYKEGVANVTEVLVAERTMREVQSNFLSNLLQYQLAKVDLDYANGKIPQLYK; from the coding sequence ATGTATAACCCTTTAACAATTACCCACAATGTGATTTGTGGAGATAAACCGACTACTGCCATGAGTTATTATGATGGATCCCTAAATTCTCTTCGCGTGGCGTTGGTACTGCTGGTAAGCGTTTTCAGTGGTACCCTCTTTGCACAAAGCACTTTATCTGTAAAAGAAAGTGTTCAATTTGCTGTAAAAAACAGTCCCATCTTGCAGAAAGCAAAACTGGAGACCCGCAAATCTTTGGAGCAAATACGCGAATACAAAAGTACCGGATTGCCGCAGGTAAATGCAAGTTTGGGTTTTACCTACAACGCAAAGTTACCCACCCAGCTGATTCCCAACTTTTTTCAGGGCAAACCCGACGAACTGGTTCCCGTGCAATTTGGTACCGACCTCAACACCACTGCTGGCGCTGAAGTAAACCAATTGCTGTACAGCCAGCAATACTGGGTAGGCATCAAAGCAATTAAAGCGGTGGGCAACTTCAACAGCACGGTGGAACTCAAAACCGAAGAGGACGTCGCCTACAACGTGGTGAAGCTCTATTACCAGGTACAAACCATTTCCAAGCAGAAAGACTTGATTGAAGCCAACCTCCAACAAGTGGGTGGTTTGCTGAAAGCAACCGATTTGCAGTACAAAAACGGATTGGCCAAAAAGCTGGATGTAGACCAATTGCGCGTCAACCAGATCACCCTGCAAACCCAGCTGCAAAACCTTGAGCTGAACTACGAGCAAGGCCTGCAAGCCCTGAAGTTTGCGATGAGTATGCCTCAGGAAACTCAACTTGTGTTGAGTGATACACTCAGCGAAATCGTGATGCCCAACGTTGATCCCACTTTCCTGGAAGCTGGCTACCAGAACAAACTGGACCTGACCTTGCTGGATCAACAAACCACCCTGCAACAACTCAATGCCGACCAACTTCGGGCAACCTCCTGGCCTACCCTCCGTGCTTTTGGCAATTACAATTTCCAGGGGCAAGGCAATGGATTTGGCGAATTGGGTAAAGACCAAAACTGGTTTAGCTTCTCGGCCATCGGACTCAATGTCAACATTCCCATCTTTGATGGTTTTTACCGCAAAAGCAAGGTAGAACAGGTCAAAATTGACATGTTGAAGATTGCTGAAGACCGCAAACAAACCATGCAATCGCTACAGCTACAGCACAGCCAGGCCAAACAACAAGTACTCAGCTACTGGAATACCTTGAATGCCTTGCGCGAAAACCGCAAAGTAGCCGAAGAGGTGTACAACGTGACCCAAAAGCGCTACAAAGAAGGTGTGGCCAATGTGACCGAAGTATTGGTGGCCGAAAGAACCATGCGCGAAGTGCAGTCCAATTTCCTGAGCAACCTGCTGCAATACCAACTGGCAAAAGTTGACCTGGATTACGCCAACGGCAAAATTCCTCAATTGTACAAATAA
- a CDS encoding efflux RND transporter permease subunit, whose protein sequence is MTLTEIAIKRPSLIIVFFAVMTFLGLVSYSYLSYELIPKFNAPIVLVSTIYPGASPSEVENSLTKPIEDAISGVEKIVSIRSTSFEGLSTVIVEFKDGINTDVALQDVQRKINAVKSTLPEDAKDPALGKFSSDDFPIMSIAVNTNLPQAQQYDLIKQRIKPALSQVDGVGQVNLIGGQEREIKVQINRQKLESQGLSLLNLVMAIQSANLEFPTGKVKSENEQITVRLAGKFLSLEDIKDVTVGVSNSGTLIKVRDVAEVSDDLKEMVDLSRLNSKSAIGITVLKQPDANAVTMSDGIKAKIASLEESFKKENLKFNIANDSTDFTRDAVDAVMHDIGLAIILVALVMLVFLHSLRNSLIVMVAIPASLVSTFIGMYLMGFTLNLMTLLAMSLVIGILVDDSIVVLENIYRHLEMGKNRRQAAADGRNEIGFTALAITLVDVVVFFPITLAGGIVGNIMGQFAWVVVFSTLMSLLVSFTVTPMLASRVAKVTKLNPKNPGHLLLIGFERFLVWMTDAYADLLKVVLRHWAGSLAVVAIAFVMLIASFGLIGGGYIGAAFISQSDAGQFIIKVELPKDGTLKETNLAVNKVEEYLAKKPEITDIFSTIGRTTGVLSGQATPYLAEVNVKMVPKEERALRADVYAQQVRNELEKALPGVKVQTVQVSFFGGADEAPLQVIVGATKLEDAMQYANKLLGFFKEVPGTLAPEVSVEEGNPEIKVDIDRQRMAELGLNIQTVGATMQTAFSGNNNAKYRDGAYEYDINILMDDFDRKNIDDVSQVGFVNPAGELIRLEQFARIYQTTGPSMLERKDRAASVTVKSFVLGRPSGTIGAEIQAKMAENPPPPGVTISYEGDLKNQSEGFGSLLIAMAAALLFMYLIMVALYDNWIYPLVVMFSIPVAMVGALLAMALTMQTLDIFAMLGMIMLIGLVAKNAILLVDFANQMKAEGHHYKEALILAGRTRLRPILMTTIAMVAGMLPIALAKGAGAEWKNALAWALVGGLTSSMLLTLVVIPAVYAIVDRIGLLFSRRKGNGGTGTPIEDSNPKVEVLDSELIA, encoded by the coding sequence ATGACACTAACCGAAATCGCCATCAAACGCCCCTCGCTCATCATCGTATTTTTTGCGGTGATGACCTTCCTAGGGTTAGTTTCCTATTCCTATTTGAGCTACGAGCTCATCCCCAAGTTCAACGCCCCGATCGTTCTGGTCAGTACCATTTATCCCGGTGCTTCGCCTTCGGAGGTTGAAAACTCGTTGACCAAACCCATTGAAGATGCCATCTCCGGGGTAGAAAAGATCGTTTCGATCCGCTCTACTTCCTTCGAGGGTTTGTCTACGGTAATCGTTGAATTCAAAGACGGGATCAATACCGATGTGGCGCTGCAAGATGTGCAACGCAAAATCAACGCCGTAAAATCCACTTTGCCAGAAGATGCCAAAGACCCCGCGCTGGGCAAATTCAGCTCGGATGATTTTCCCATCATGAGTATTGCGGTAAACACCAATTTGCCGCAGGCTCAGCAGTACGATTTGATCAAACAACGCATCAAACCTGCCCTTTCGCAGGTAGACGGTGTGGGTCAGGTCAACTTGATTGGGGGGCAAGAGCGGGAAATCAAAGTGCAGATCAACCGCCAAAAACTAGAAAGCCAGGGTTTGTCTTTGTTGAACCTGGTGATGGCCATCCAATCGGCCAACCTGGAATTCCCGACGGGTAAGGTAAAGTCTGAGAACGAACAGATCACCGTGCGTCTGGCGGGTAAATTCCTCTCCCTGGAAGACATCAAAGACGTAACCGTAGGTGTTTCCAACTCCGGAACCCTGATCAAAGTGCGCGATGTAGCCGAGGTCTCGGACGACCTGAAAGAAATGGTTGACCTCTCGCGCCTCAACAGCAAGTCGGCGATTGGCATCACCGTCCTCAAGCAACCCGATGCCAACGCGGTGACGATGTCGGACGGCATCAAGGCAAAAATTGCTAGTTTGGAGGAGTCCTTTAAAAAAGAAAACCTCAAATTCAACATCGCCAATGACTCCACCGACTTTACCCGTGACGCGGTAGATGCGGTCATGCACGACATTGGTCTGGCGATTATTCTGGTGGCGCTGGTGATGTTGGTGTTCTTGCACAGTTTGCGCAACTCACTGATTGTCATGGTGGCCATTCCGGCCTCTTTGGTGTCTACCTTCATTGGCATGTACCTGATGGGTTTTACCCTCAACCTGATGACCCTTTTGGCCATGTCTTTGGTCATTGGTATCCTCGTGGATGACTCGATTGTGGTTTTGGAAAACATTTACCGCCACCTCGAAATGGGCAAAAACCGTCGACAGGCGGCTGCCGATGGCCGAAATGAAATCGGTTTTACCGCCTTGGCCATTACCCTGGTGGACGTGGTGGTGTTTTTCCCAATTACGCTGGCCGGAGGTATTGTAGGCAACATCATGGGCCAGTTTGCCTGGGTGGTGGTGTTCTCTACCTTGATGTCGCTCTTGGTCTCCTTTACGGTCACCCCCATGTTGGCTTCACGGGTAGCCAAAGTCACCAAGCTGAACCCTAAAAACCCTGGGCACTTGCTGCTCATTGGCTTCGAACGCTTTTTGGTGTGGATGACCGATGCTTACGCCGATTTGCTGAAGGTCGTTCTCCGGCATTGGGCGGGTAGTTTGGCCGTTGTGGCCATAGCCTTTGTCATGCTGATTGCTTCTTTCGGGTTGATTGGTGGGGGCTACATTGGAGCAGCCTTTATTTCCCAAAGTGACGCTGGTCAGTTCATCATCAAGGTGGAATTGCCCAAAGATGGTACTTTAAAAGAGACCAACCTGGCGGTAAACAAAGTGGAAGAATACCTGGCCAAAAAGCCAGAGATCACCGATATTTTCAGCACCATTGGCCGTACTACCGGGGTGTTGAGCGGACAAGCCACGCCTTATTTGGCGGAGGTAAACGTAAAAATGGTGCCAAAGGAAGAACGGGCCCTGCGCGCCGACGTTTACGCCCAACAAGTACGCAACGAGTTGGAAAAGGCGCTGCCCGGGGTAAAAGTCCAAACGGTACAGGTAAGCTTTTTTGGTGGAGCCGATGAAGCACCTTTGCAAGTCATTGTAGGCGCTACCAAGCTGGAAGATGCCATGCAATACGCCAATAAATTACTGGGCTTTTTTAAAGAAGTACCCGGTACCTTGGCTCCTGAAGTCTCCGTGGAAGAAGGAAACCCAGAAATCAAAGTCGACATCGACCGCCAACGCATGGCGGAGCTTGGCCTCAATATCCAAACGGTAGGTGCCACCATGCAAACAGCTTTTAGTGGCAACAACAACGCTAAATACCGCGACGGAGCTTACGAATACGACATCAACATCTTGATGGATGATTTCGACCGCAAAAACATCGACGATGTATCACAAGTTGGATTTGTGAACCCTGCAGGTGAACTCATCCGTCTGGAGCAATTCGCGCGGATTTATCAAACCACGGGTCCTTCTATGCTCGAACGCAAAGACCGTGCAGCATCCGTAACCGTGAAATCTTTTGTACTCGGTCGTCCTTCGGGTACCATCGGTGCGGAGATCCAGGCCAAAATGGCAGAAAACCCTCCTCCTCCAGGGGTTACTATTTCGTATGAGGGTGACCTCAAAAACCAAAGCGAAGGCTTTGGCAGCTTGTTGATTGCGATGGCCGCGGCGCTATTGTTCATGTACCTGATCATGGTCGCCCTTTACGACAACTGGATTTATCCCCTGGTGGTGATGTTTTCCATCCCCGTAGCCATGGTTGGTGCCTTGCTGGCGATGGCCCTGACCATGCAAACGCTGGATATTTTTGCGATGTTGGGGATGATCATGTTGATTGGTTTGGTGGCCAAAAACGCCATCTTGTTGGTCGACTTCGCCAACCAGATGAAAGCTGAAGGCCACCACTACAAAGAAGCACTGATCCTGGCGGGCCGCACCCGTCTCCGCCCGATCCTGATGACCACCATCGCCATGGTAGCGGGGATGCTCCCGATCGCGCTGGCCAAAGGAGCTGGCGCCGAATGGAAAAATGCCCTGGCCTGGGCCCTGGTGGGTGGTTTGACCAGCTCCATGTTGCTGACCCTGGTGGTGATCCCCGCTGTATATGCCATCGTTGACCGGATTGGGTTGTTGTTCAGCCGCCGCAAAGGCAATGGAGGAACGGGAACCCCAATAGAGGACAGTAACCCCAAAGTGGAAGTACTGGATTCGGAATTGATCGCTTAG
- a CDS encoding NACHT domain-containing protein yields MNLKQQVENKLAENNIDLALELLQSQPNIDVNYHNDLTILQQNYQEILHREQMSFLTYEEAKREKNKLSLSILQLTDRITAGKPPITITNFLEQTPSKNLVLIVLALEIAIGILGELFPEKVKVNIENVFGSSYNIMYFAALALTIVAFLWLSLRKEKPKTRLVATDIFSKEEDGIRKALLDRYRSRLKQKTDYRLPVTLTLTYTKEGSSPDYLHFSEGIVEEQSIEGDLVATLKKHQHLLIIGDPGAGKTTQLLELAKAWLENGENEKIPVIFNLAAWKADAQRFDEWLQAALVSGYGFSKALASEAIFKSKILPLLDGLDEVGRDMQTKAEQAEMRGQCLKAIDNYLSLFDVNYLAICSRREEYAATKADAPVKATVLVNPLSPAEIRATLKKALAQKISTKDETAATTLLNLLPKHPSLETVLCTPFYYNIALEVFDVRTGAHELPAENTALQQYLVEHFVAEKLGQTPNPKGFMEAKTRHSLAWLAFILNAESRVNFELVDFQPRHLEKKWMGNLVYGLVFGLVFGLVLGLVVGLIGVLVFGLVFGFVVGWNLYSDVRPQEIRKIRWSNLTNKSLWLSVWVKALFFGLYLGLMSESVIGSALGLVIGLNIDLAEHAAFSAVKTPYHRLNSRIIAEASRWMIIALCMLLLIQYGADSIQKFYDFLYYLGFGIPISIFLGLTLTAFFKHLILRLCLYWEKKLPLRWVSFFSYATSARILEQDGGQWRFRHQILQDYFAGKLKRVS; encoded by the coding sequence TTGATGTAAATTACCACAATGATCTCACCATTTTACAACAAAATTACCAGGAAATTCTGCATCGGGAGCAGATGTCTTTTTTAACCTATGAAGAAGCCAAGCGAGAAAAAAACAAACTCAGTTTAAGCATTTTACAATTAACCGACCGGATCACCGCGGGAAAACCACCGATTACCATTACCAATTTTCTGGAACAAACCCCCTCTAAAAACCTGGTTTTAATTGTTTTGGCACTTGAAATCGCCATTGGCATTTTGGGCGAATTATTCCCGGAAAAGGTAAAAGTCAATATCGAAAATGTCTTTGGCTCTTCTTACAACATTATGTATTTCGCCGCGTTGGCGCTAACGATTGTGGCCTTTTTATGGTTGTCTTTGAGAAAAGAAAAACCAAAAACACGCCTTGTCGCAACCGATATTTTTTCAAAAGAAGAAGATGGTATCCGCAAAGCATTATTGGATCGATATCGAAGCAGATTAAAACAAAAAACCGATTATCGCCTCCCGGTTACGCTCACCCTGACCTATACCAAAGAAGGCAGTAGCCCCGATTACCTGCATTTTTCCGAAGGCATCGTAGAGGAACAAAGTATTGAAGGCGACCTGGTGGCTACGCTCAAAAAACATCAGCATTTACTCATCATTGGTGACCCCGGTGCCGGAAAAACCACCCAACTTTTAGAATTGGCCAAAGCCTGGTTGGAAAATGGGGAAAACGAAAAAATTCCGGTCATTTTCAACCTCGCGGCCTGGAAAGCAGACGCGCAGCGTTTTGATGAATGGCTGCAAGCGGCCCTTGTCTCCGGCTATGGTTTTTCGAAGGCCTTGGCGAGTGAAGCCATTTTTAAAAGCAAAATCCTGCCTTTGTTGGATGGTTTGGATGAGGTTGGCCGGGACATGCAGACCAAAGCTGAGCAAGCCGAAATGCGCGGCCAATGTTTAAAAGCAATTGATAATTACCTGTCCTTGTTTGATGTCAACTATTTGGCGATTTGTAGTCGCCGTGAGGAATATGCCGCTACAAAGGCGGATGCTCCGGTGAAAGCCACGGTTTTGGTCAATCCGCTAAGCCCCGCTGAAATCAGAGCCACCCTCAAAAAAGCTTTGGCTCAAAAAATCAGCACCAAAGATGAAACTGCTGCGACCACCCTTTTGAACCTGTTGCCCAAACACCCTAGCCTGGAAACGGTGCTTTGTACCCCCTTTTATTACAATATCGCGCTGGAGGTTTTTGATGTGCGGACTGGGGCTCATGAACTACCCGCAGAAAATACGGCGTTGCAGCAATACCTCGTCGAGCATTTTGTGGCCGAAAAATTAGGTCAAACGCCCAATCCGAAAGGGTTTATGGAGGCCAAAACGCGTCATTCTCTGGCTTGGTTGGCGTTTATATTAAATGCTGAAAGTAGGGTGAATTTTGAATTGGTGGATTTTCAACCGCGTCATTTGGAAAAAAAGTGGATGGGTAATTTGGTCTATGGTTTGGTTTTTGGTTTGGTCTTTGGTTTGGTTCTTGGTTTGGTTGTCGGTTTGATTGGAGTTTTGGTCTTCGGTTTGGTCTTCGGTTTCGTAGTCGGCTGGAACTTATATTCGGATGTAAGACCTCAAGAAATAAGAAAGATCAGGTGGTCAAATTTGACAAATAAATCATTGTGGTTAAGCGTTTGGGTCAAAGCTTTGTTCTTCGGTTTGTACTTAGGTTTAATGTCAGAGTCGGTTATCGGTTCGGCCCTCGGTTTGGTTATCGGTTTGAATATAGATTTGGCTGAACATGCTGCTTTTTCTGCCGTAAAAACGCCTTACCATCGGCTTAACAGTAGGATCATAGCTGAGGCATCTAGATGGATGATCATAGCTTTATGTATGCTTTTATTAATACAGTATGGTGCTGACTCAATACAAAAATTTTATGATTTTCTTTACTATTTAGGATTCGGAATTCCGATAAGTATATTCCTAGGTTTAACCTTAACTGCCTTCTTCAAACATCTCATCCTCCGCCTCTGCCTCTACTGGGAAAAAAAACTCCCCCTCCGTTGGGTTTCCTTTTTTAGCTACGCCACTTCTGCCCGCATCCTGGAGCAAGACGGTGGGCAATGGCGTTTTCGGCATCAAATTTTGCAGGATTATTTTGCGGGGAAGTTGAAGCGGGTATCGTAA